Proteins from a single region of Hymenobacter aquaticus:
- a CDS encoding SDR family oxidoreductase, translating to MQKYIVVTGGTKGIGRAIGRRFAQAGFGIITCARSAQDLAALTTALRQEVPGVPVHTLAADLSQAEETRRFTEFVLSLGVPVEVLVNNTGAFVPGRLQDEPADGSQLRQMIDVNLYSAYDVTRALLPGMIARRTGHIFNMCSTASIMAYPNGGSYSIAKFALYGMSKGLREELKEHNLRVTAVLPGATLTASWEGVDLPAERFIKAEDVAEAVFGAYSLSPQAVIEELLIRPQLGDL from the coding sequence ATGCAAAAATATATCGTTGTCACGGGTGGTACGAAAGGAATTGGCCGGGCTATCGGGCGGCGCTTCGCTCAGGCGGGCTTCGGCATCATCACCTGCGCCCGCTCGGCCCAGGACCTAGCCGCTCTCACAACCGCTCTGCGCCAGGAAGTTCCCGGCGTGCCGGTGCACACGCTGGCCGCCGACCTAAGCCAGGCCGAGGAAACGCGCCGCTTCACCGAATTTGTGCTGAGCCTGGGCGTGCCGGTCGAGGTGCTGGTCAACAACACCGGCGCCTTTGTTCCCGGCCGCTTGCAGGACGAGCCCGCCGACGGCTCGCAGCTGCGCCAGATGATCGACGTGAACCTGTACAGCGCCTACGACGTGACCCGGGCTCTGCTGCCGGGCATGATTGCGCGCCGCACGGGCCATATTTTCAATATGTGCTCCACGGCCAGCATCATGGCTTACCCCAATGGCGGCTCCTACAGCATTGCCAAATTCGCGCTCTACGGCATGAGCAAAGGACTGCGCGAGGAGCTGAAAGAGCACAACCTGCGCGTGACGGCCGTTTTGCCCGGCGCCACGCTCACGGCCAGTTGGGAGGGCGTCGATTTGCCGGCCGAGCGGTTTATCAAGGCCGAAGACGTGGCCGAAGCCGTATTCGGAGCCTACTCCCTGTCGCCTCAAGCGGTTATCGAGGAGCTGCTGATCCGGCCGCAGCTGGGGGATTTGTAG
- a CDS encoding MlaE family ABC transporter permease: protein MVKTFGEFLLFMQSMLVRKERLGVLWQRMLDEAILIGIDSVFIVSIVSAFIGAVTCVQIAYNLVNPLIPKSTIGFMVREMTILELAPTITSIVLAGKVGSSIAGGLGTMRITEQVDALEVMGINSASYLVLPKIVAAMLMFPLLVILAMVLSIMGGYLAGTLSGAMSAQEYVEGIRTDFVPYNIVFALIKSVVFAFLVSAISAYKGYYTKGGALEVGAASTGAVTNSIIAILLADYVLAAVLL from the coding sequence ATGGTTAAAACCTTCGGTGAGTTTCTACTCTTCATGCAAAGCATGCTGGTTCGGAAGGAGCGTTTGGGCGTGTTGTGGCAACGCATGCTGGATGAGGCCATTCTCATCGGCATCGACTCCGTCTTTATCGTCTCCATCGTTTCGGCCTTTATCGGGGCCGTTACCTGCGTCCAGATTGCCTACAACCTGGTCAACCCCCTGATTCCGAAGTCAACCATCGGCTTCATGGTGCGCGAGATGACGATTCTGGAGCTGGCCCCCACCATTACCAGCATCGTGCTGGCGGGCAAGGTCGGCAGCAGCATTGCCGGCGGCCTGGGCACCATGCGCATCACCGAGCAGGTCGATGCCCTGGAAGTAATGGGCATCAACTCGGCTTCCTACCTGGTACTGCCCAAAATCGTGGCGGCCATGCTGATGTTTCCCCTGCTGGTTATTCTGGCGATGGTGCTCTCCATCATGGGCGGCTACCTGGCCGGCACGCTGTCGGGCGCCATGTCGGCCCAGGAGTACGTGGAAGGCATCCGCACCGATTTTGTGCCCTACAACATCGTTTTCGCCCTGATTAAGTCGGTGGTCTTCGCCTTTCTGGTATCGGCCATTTCCGCCTACAAAGGCTACTACACCAAAGGGGGCGCCCTGGAAGTAGGCGCGGCCAGCACCGGGGCCGTTACCAATTCCATTATTGCCATCCTGCTGGCCGACTACGTACTGGCCGCCGTCCTTTTGTAA
- a CDS encoding ABC transporter ATP-binding protein — MIEVHNVQKAFNGNPVLKGITCTFETGKCNLLLGGSGTGKSVLLQCIVGLMKPDLGSITFDGLVFTNNKVDIKQEIRRKIGMLFQGGALFDSMTVFENTEFPLKMLTPEMSKEERRDRVEFCLKRVGLENAGTKMPSEISGGMKKRVGIARAIAPNCTYLFCDEPNSGLDPATSIKIDELIYEITHEYGITTVVITHDMNSVVEIGDHIIFLHKGQKLWDGNKDEILNTTVPELKEFIFSSSLVRAAKKVDEETEGGLAAATSDEAINI, encoded by the coding sequence ATGATTGAAGTTCATAACGTTCAGAAAGCCTTCAACGGCAACCCCGTGTTGAAAGGCATTACCTGCACTTTCGAGACGGGCAAGTGTAACCTGCTGCTCGGGGGCTCGGGCACGGGCAAAAGCGTGCTGCTGCAGTGCATCGTGGGCCTGATGAAACCCGACCTGGGCAGCATCACCTTCGACGGGCTGGTATTCACCAACAACAAGGTGGACATCAAGCAGGAAATCCGCCGCAAAATCGGGATGCTGTTTCAGGGCGGCGCGCTATTCGACTCGATGACGGTGTTCGAAAACACGGAGTTTCCGCTGAAGATGCTCACGCCCGAAATGAGCAAGGAAGAGCGGCGCGACCGGGTCGAGTTCTGCCTCAAGCGCGTGGGCCTGGAAAACGCCGGCACCAAAATGCCCTCCGAAATATCGGGCGGCATGAAGAAGCGCGTGGGCATTGCCCGCGCCATTGCGCCCAACTGCACCTACCTGTTCTGCGACGAGCCCAACTCCGGCCTCGACCCGGCCACCAGCATCAAGATTGACGAGCTGATCTACGAAATCACCCACGAGTACGGCATCACCACCGTCGTCATCACCCACGACATGAACTCGGTGGTCGAAATCGGGGACCATATCATCTTCCTGCACAAGGGCCAGAAGCTCTGGGACGGCAACAAGGACGAAATCCTGAACACCACCGTGCCCGAGCTCAAGGAGTTCATCTTCAGCAGCAGCCTGGTGCGGGCCGCCAAGAAGGTGGACGAAGAAACCGAAGGCGGCCTGGCCGCCGCCACTTCCGACGAGGCCATCAACATCTAA
- a CDS encoding YfiT family bacillithiol transferase — translation MDTTAAPDLRYPIGPAVLPEEPLSQGQRLALIARIAVLPDQVRAAATGLTPQQLDTPYRPGGWTVRQVLHHLPDSHLNAYTRMRLALTEDNPTICPYDEQAWAELPDVQATPVAVSLALLESLHIRWTILLRQLTEAQWLRTFYHPGSQRSFTLDQALTMYAWHGQHHLAHITELRRRAGF, via the coding sequence ATGGATACGACTGCCGCCCCCGATCTACGTTACCCGATTGGGCCCGCCGTGTTGCCCGAGGAGCCGCTCAGCCAGGGGCAGCGCCTGGCTCTGATTGCTAGAATTGCCGTGTTGCCCGACCAGGTACGGGCCGCCGCAACGGGCCTCACGCCCCAGCAGCTCGACACGCCTTACCGGCCGGGCGGCTGGACGGTGCGCCAGGTGCTGCACCACCTGCCCGACTCCCACCTGAACGCCTACACCCGCATGCGCCTGGCCCTGACGGAGGACAACCCCACCATTTGCCCCTACGACGAGCAGGCCTGGGCCGAGCTACCCGACGTGCAAGCCACCCCAGTGGCCGTGTCGTTGGCGCTGCTGGAGTCGTTGCACATCCGCTGGACGATTTTGCTGCGGCAGCTGACGGAGGCACAGTGGCTGCGCACGTTCTACCATCCCGGCTCCCAGCGCAGCTTTACCCTGGATCAGGCGCTGACGATGTATGCCTGGCACGGGCAGCACCACCTGGCGCACATCACGGAGCTGCGCCGCCGCGCGGGGTTTTAA
- a CDS encoding bifunctional nuclease family protein: MKKIQLEILGLSSSQSQSGSFALILGEKTGNRRLPIIIGMFEAQSIAIQIEKINPNRPLTHDLFKSFAEHVHVAVLEVLISDLKEGVFYSKIVCTDGATTFELDARPSDAIAIGLRFGVPIFTVESVLSEAGIILSDLDENTDDDADEDDEDEDDDSTGSPKPEPTPRDPSGQVSLEELSKMLNQALANEDYEKAAKIRDELNKRNG, from the coding sequence TTGAAAAAAATACAGCTCGAAATTCTGGGCCTCTCGTCCAGCCAGTCACAGTCCGGCTCCTTTGCCCTGATTCTGGGCGAGAAAACCGGCAACCGGCGCTTGCCCATCATCATCGGCATGTTCGAGGCGCAAAGTATTGCCATCCAGATTGAGAAAATCAACCCGAATCGGCCGCTCACGCACGATTTGTTCAAGTCGTTTGCCGAGCACGTGCACGTGGCCGTGCTGGAAGTACTGATTTCTGACCTGAAGGAAGGCGTGTTCTACTCCAAGATCGTCTGCACCGACGGGGCTACGACCTTCGAGCTGGATGCCCGCCCCAGCGACGCCATTGCCATTGGCCTGCGTTTCGGGGTGCCGATTTTCACGGTGGAAAGCGTGCTGAGCGAAGCCGGCATCATCCTGAGCGACCTGGATGAAAACACCGACGACGACGCCGACGAGGATGACGAGGACGAGGATGACGACAGCACGGGCAGCCCCAAGCCCGAGCCCACGCCCCGGGACCCCAGCGGCCAGGTGTCGCTGGAGGAGCTGAGCAAAATGCTGAATCAGGCCCTGGCCAATGAGGATTACGAAAAGGCCGCCAAAATCCGCGACGAACTCAACAAGCGCAACGGCTAA
- a CDS encoding electron transfer flavoprotein subunit alpha/FixB family protein: protein MSVLVVVECDGGEVKKSSLEVASYGSQVAQMLGTTATAVAVGEATEANLAKLGEQGISKVLYDAEPRLKDFVNGAYTKLIAAAAEKESAQVIVLANSNIGAAVGSRLSVRLKASLATNVVELPKNDGGSFTVKRGAFSGKAFADVVLSGDRKILAVKKNSIEALHEAGKTATVESFSASLSDADFADAPKQVVMQDQAGGVLLPEADRVVSGGRGMKGPENWHLIEDLAKALGAATACSKPVSDVDWRPHHEHVGQTGITVSPNLYIACGISGAIQHLAGVNSSKVIVVINKDPEAPFFKAADYGIVGDVFEVLPKLTQAVKELN, encoded by the coding sequence ATGTCCGTTCTAGTAGTAGTTGAATGTGATGGCGGCGAGGTTAAAAAATCGTCGTTGGAAGTGGCTTCCTACGGGAGCCAGGTAGCCCAGATGCTCGGCACCACGGCTACGGCCGTGGCCGTGGGCGAGGCTACCGAAGCCAATCTGGCTAAGCTCGGGGAGCAGGGCATCAGCAAGGTGCTCTACGACGCTGAGCCCCGCCTGAAGGATTTCGTAAATGGTGCCTACACCAAGCTCATTGCCGCCGCCGCCGAAAAGGAAAGTGCCCAGGTAATCGTGCTGGCCAACTCCAACATTGGCGCCGCCGTGGGCTCGCGCCTGTCGGTGCGCCTGAAGGCCAGCCTGGCCACCAACGTAGTCGAGCTGCCCAAAAACGACGGTGGCTCCTTCACGGTGAAGCGCGGCGCCTTCTCGGGCAAAGCCTTTGCCGACGTAGTGCTCAGCGGCGACCGGAAGATTCTGGCCGTCAAGAAAAACTCGATTGAGGCCCTGCACGAGGCCGGCAAAACCGCCACGGTGGAGTCGTTCTCGGCCAGCCTCTCGGACGCTGACTTCGCCGACGCGCCCAAGCAGGTGGTAATGCAGGATCAGGCCGGCGGCGTGCTGCTGCCCGAGGCTGACCGCGTGGTATCGGGTGGCCGCGGCATGAAAGGCCCGGAGAACTGGCACCTGATTGAGGACCTGGCTAAGGCTCTGGGCGCGGCTACGGCCTGCTCCAAGCCCGTGTCGGACGTCGACTGGCGCCCTCACCACGAGCACGTGGGTCAGACGGGTATCACGGTTTCGCCAAACCTGTATATTGCCTGCGGTATTTCGGGGGCCATCCAGCACCTGGCGGGGGTGAACTCCTCGAAAGTGATTGTCGTAATCAACAAAGATCCGGAGGCACCGTTCTTCAAGGCTGCTGATTATGGCATCGTAGGCGACGTTTTCGAAGTACTGCCCAAACTCACCCAGGCCGTTAAGGAATTGAATTAG
- a CDS encoding electron transfer flavoprotein subunit beta/FixA family protein codes for MKFLVCISNVPDTTTKITFTPDNKEFNKAGVQFVINPWDEYALTRAIELKEAQGSGTVTVLNVGEADTEPNIRKALAIGADDAIRVNAAPKDAYFVAEQIAAIAKEGAYDVILMGKESIDYNGFQVHGMVGEMLGIPTVAPAMKLDMSANTATLEREIEGGKEIVEVNTPFVASCQQPMCEPRIPNMRGIMTARTKPLKVVEPVGEGARTSVAEYALPPKKQGVKLIPAESAGELIKLLRNEAKVI; via the coding sequence ATGAAGTTTCTCGTTTGCATCAGCAACGTTCCCGACACGACCACCAAAATCACCTTCACGCCCGATAACAAGGAGTTCAACAAGGCCGGGGTGCAGTTCGTGATTAACCCTTGGGACGAATACGCCCTGACCCGCGCCATTGAGCTCAAAGAAGCCCAGGGCAGCGGCACCGTAACCGTCCTCAACGTTGGCGAAGCCGACACCGAGCCCAATATTCGCAAAGCCCTGGCCATCGGCGCCGACGACGCTATCCGCGTCAACGCCGCGCCCAAGGATGCCTACTTCGTGGCCGAGCAGATTGCCGCCATTGCCAAAGAAGGCGCCTATGACGTGATTCTGATGGGCAAGGAAAGCATCGACTACAATGGCTTCCAGGTGCACGGCATGGTGGGCGAAATGCTCGGCATCCCGACCGTGGCCCCGGCCATGAAGCTCGATATGAGCGCCAACACCGCCACGCTGGAGCGCGAAATCGAGGGCGGCAAGGAAATCGTGGAGGTGAATACGCCTTTCGTGGCTTCCTGCCAGCAGCCCATGTGCGAGCCCCGCATCCCAAACATGCGCGGCATCATGACGGCCCGCACCAAGCCGCTGAAAGTGGTAGAGCCCGTGGGCGAAGGTGCCCGCACCTCGGTGGCCGAGTACGCGCTGCCCCCCAAGAAGCAGGGCGTGAAGCTCATTCCCGCCGAGTCGGCCGGGGAGCTGATCAAGCTGCTCCGCAACGAAGCCAAAGTAATCTAG
- a CDS encoding tetratricopeptide repeat protein gives MDTTPTRLQQLLTFYNEDPNDPFIIYALATEYRTTEPQRAMEYYQTLLDEHPDYVGTYYHAGKMLEQLQNPEEAEKVYRRGLQVSRKAGQMHAASEIQQALNSLLGLDYEDE, from the coding sequence ATGGACACTACGCCGACCCGCTTGCAGCAGCTGCTGACCTTTTACAACGAAGACCCGAACGACCCGTTCATCATCTACGCCCTGGCCACTGAGTATCGGACGACGGAGCCCCAACGGGCTATGGAGTATTACCAGACGCTGCTGGATGAGCACCCGGACTACGTGGGTACGTACTACCACGCAGGCAAGATGCTGGAGCAATTACAAAATCCGGAAGAAGCGGAAAAGGTTTACCGCCGGGGCTTGCAGGTAAGCCGCAAAGCCGGGCAGATGCACGCGGCCAGTGAAATCCAGCAGGCGCTGAACTCGCTGCTCGGCCTCGATTACGAAGACGAGTAA
- a CDS encoding transporter, whose product MRKTTLLTTAALLLGSAARTLAQTTDPNDGNENTPFVRNIRPDRPGQTITTSMLNPGQFQLDMGVSNQPDAFSPGSAANRALTTGLLRVGFFNNIELRASQSYLPAVATLAAGETGAAAAPSGLTPLTLGAKFLASTNPNARSQVVVLAEMTLRNGDKSFQTKAYEPAARLLVSQQLGERFGLEANFGFRQRGFKAADTKLGTYLGTLALNGPLGNSFGFFAETYATWQQQSKLAPGVTSGLYWRPWPGLRLDVTAGRTFSGALSGSTVGGGLSIRLPR is encoded by the coding sequence ATGCGTAAGACCACTCTGCTGACTACTGCCGCGCTACTGCTCGGCAGCGCGGCCCGCACCCTGGCTCAGACCACTGACCCCAACGATGGGAACGAAAACACGCCGTTCGTGCGCAATATTCGCCCCGACCGGCCCGGCCAAACCATCACCACCAGCATGCTCAACCCCGGCCAGTTTCAGCTGGATATGGGAGTCAGCAACCAGCCTGATGCTTTCAGTCCGGGCAGCGCCGCCAACCGGGCCCTGACGACCGGCCTGCTGCGCGTGGGCTTCTTTAACAACATTGAGCTGCGGGCTTCGCAGAGCTACCTGCCGGCCGTCGCGACGCTGGCCGCGGGGGAAACCGGCGCCGCCGCCGCCCCCTCGGGCCTCACCCCACTGACGCTGGGCGCCAAGTTCCTGGCTTCGACCAACCCTAATGCCCGCTCCCAGGTGGTGGTGCTGGCCGAAATGACCCTGCGCAACGGCGACAAATCCTTTCAGACCAAAGCCTACGAGCCGGCCGCCCGCCTGCTGGTGTCGCAGCAGCTGGGGGAGCGGTTTGGCCTGGAAGCCAACTTTGGCTTCCGGCAGCGCGGCTTCAAGGCGGCCGATACGAAGCTGGGCACCTACCTGGGCACGCTGGCCCTGAATGGGCCGCTGGGCAATTCCTTCGGCTTTTTTGCCGAAACCTACGCCACCTGGCAACAGCAGTCGAAGCTGGCCCCGGGCGTTACGTCGGGGCTGTACTGGCGGCCGTGGCCAGGCCTGCGGCTCGACGTTACGGCGGGCCGGACTTTCTCCGGGGCGCTCAGCGGCTCCACGGTGGGCGGCGGCTTAAGCATTCGGCTGCCCCGCTAG